A single window of Mycolicibacterium madagascariense DNA harbors:
- a CDS encoding putative nucleotidyltransferase substrate binding domain-containing protein, with the protein MPAAHPTGRGVAAAITAIDAATDEALLRAGVERARAAIADELRSHTPAAALAAAWSEVLRHAVVAGVRLCGPADWTWFVSGSVARGEAAPGSDVETMVVLGDAVGDGEKVALLGRAAGVHALLERCGVPGDANGVLASRPRFCRRAASWTDGIQRWSAHPREDRGVVMTGLLADSAGVPDPSARRPADLLRAGVVAAAERNYPVRQAMLQDATAVRASVPSRLRVFARTADAVDVKLAVMDPVVKIARWAAVSAHSDALSTPTRLDHAVAAHVLGADDASSLRDCFDWLLRWRWRRRAQRFLAGDRVDDLVSLSDMAPHDRATLRSVAREVTGIGRTLDYLASTSTYR; encoded by the coding sequence ATGCCAGCTGCCCACCCCACCGGTCGCGGCGTCGCGGCGGCCATCACGGCGATCGACGCGGCCACCGACGAGGCACTCCTGCGCGCGGGCGTCGAACGTGCGCGGGCGGCCATCGCCGACGAACTGCGCAGTCACACCCCCGCGGCCGCGCTGGCGGCGGCCTGGTCGGAGGTGTTGCGCCACGCCGTCGTCGCCGGGGTTCGACTCTGCGGGCCCGCGGACTGGACGTGGTTCGTCTCCGGCAGCGTCGCGCGCGGCGAGGCGGCTCCCGGCTCCGACGTCGAGACGATGGTCGTCCTCGGCGACGCGGTCGGGGACGGCGAGAAGGTCGCGCTGCTGGGCCGGGCGGCCGGGGTCCATGCGCTCCTGGAGCGGTGCGGCGTGCCCGGTGACGCCAACGGGGTGCTCGCCAGCAGGCCGCGCTTCTGCCGCCGCGCCGCGAGTTGGACCGACGGCATCCAACGGTGGTCGGCACACCCGCGCGAGGACCGCGGCGTCGTCATGACGGGGCTGCTCGCCGATTCCGCGGGCGTGCCGGACCCGTCGGCGCGACGTCCCGCAGACCTGCTGCGGGCCGGGGTGGTCGCCGCCGCCGAGCGCAATTACCCTGTGCGACAAGCGATGCTGCAGGACGCGACGGCCGTGCGCGCGAGCGTTCCCTCGCGCCTGCGGGTGTTCGCGCGGACCGCCGACGCCGTGGACGTGAAGCTGGCCGTCATGGATCCGGTGGTGAAGATCGCCCGGTGGGCGGCGGTGTCGGCGCACTCGGACGCGCTGTCCACGCCGACGCGTCTCGACCATGCGGTGGCGGCCCACGTCCTCGGCGCCGACGACGCATCGAGCCTGCGCGACTGCTTCGACTGGCTGCTGCGGTGGCGCTGGCGCAGGCGGGCGCAACGGTTCCTCGCCGGGGACCGGGTCGACGACCTGGTGTCGCTGTCGGACATGGCTCCTCACGACCGAGCCACCTTGCGCAGCGTTGCGCGCGAGGTGACGGGCATCGGCCGGACGCTCGACTACCTCGCGTCGACCTCGACGTACCGCTGA
- a CDS encoding amino acid permease, whose amino-acid sequence MTSTVHRVIASPEDAATLEELGYTQELHRGIGGYAAFASGFSFVSILTTVFALFALGFGLGGPAFFFTWPIVFVCQFCVCLVFAELSGKFPVAGAIYQWSRRLAGNGVGWFAGWFMLIGYIVSVAALAIAMQSVLPSIWSGFQLVGGDSSLTSVTGATNAIILGAITIALCTVISAAGVAFMGKITVTGVTLEIVGVVLIVIAMFVKAERSPVAAVTSTGGHGSGLGYFPAFLASMLMAAYVMYGFDSAAELSEETKDPRKTAPKAIVTALLVSFVGGGLMILAALVAAPSLDDPLLSSQGIAWVLTSQLSTWLGKTLLTIVAIAIFSATLAIQASASRVMFSMARDNRLPFGSFLSKVNRRTGTPVITGVTVSVLAILVLLVNLGQAGVFAAITSVSVVIVYAAYLMVTVPALVHRLRGTSLSYGPPVMDLGRWGIPVNLIAVVMGAALCVDIAWPRQEVYDPDGTSWVLQYFAVLFVALTLVVGFVAYWVVRNRDGAPLPSDALVGPDDVPA is encoded by the coding sequence ATGACCTCGACCGTCCACCGCGTGATCGCCTCGCCCGAGGACGCCGCCACGCTCGAAGAGCTCGGCTACACCCAGGAGTTGCACCGCGGCATCGGGGGTTACGCCGCGTTCGCCTCGGGCTTCTCCTTCGTGTCCATCCTCACGACCGTGTTCGCCCTGTTCGCCCTCGGCTTCGGGCTGGGCGGTCCGGCGTTCTTCTTCACCTGGCCCATCGTCTTCGTATGCCAGTTCTGCGTCTGCCTGGTGTTCGCCGAACTGTCCGGCAAGTTCCCCGTCGCCGGGGCGATCTACCAGTGGTCGCGACGCCTCGCGGGCAACGGGGTCGGCTGGTTCGCCGGGTGGTTCATGCTCATCGGCTACATCGTCAGCGTGGCAGCCCTGGCGATCGCCATGCAGAGCGTGCTGCCGTCGATCTGGAGCGGATTCCAGTTGGTCGGCGGCGATTCCTCGCTGACGTCGGTGACCGGGGCGACCAACGCCATCATCCTCGGCGCGATCACCATCGCGCTGTGCACGGTCATCAGCGCTGCCGGGGTGGCGTTCATGGGCAAGATCACGGTCACCGGGGTGACGCTCGAGATCGTCGGGGTCGTCCTCATCGTGATCGCGATGTTCGTCAAGGCCGAGCGCAGCCCCGTCGCTGCCGTCACCAGCACCGGCGGCCACGGCTCGGGCCTCGGCTACTTTCCCGCCTTCCTGGCCTCGATGCTGATGGCGGCCTACGTGATGTACGGATTCGACAGTGCTGCAGAGCTTTCCGAGGAGACGAAGGATCCACGCAAGACCGCGCCCAAGGCGATCGTCACCGCGCTGCTGGTGTCCTTCGTCGGAGGCGGCCTGATGATCCTGGCCGCCCTGGTCGCCGCCCCGTCGCTCGACGATCCGCTGCTGTCGAGCCAGGGCATCGCGTGGGTGCTCACCAGTCAGCTCAGCACGTGGCTGGGCAAGACGCTACTGACGATCGTCGCGATCGCCATCTTCTCCGCGACCCTGGCCATCCAGGCCTCGGCGTCACGGGTGATGTTCTCGATGGCCCGCGACAACCGGCTGCCGTTCGGCTCGTTCCTCTCGAAGGTCAACCGGCGCACCGGAACTCCGGTGATCACCGGGGTCACCGTCAGCGTGCTGGCCATCCTGGTGCTCCTGGTGAACCTCGGCCAGGCGGGGGTCTTCGCGGCGATCACCAGCGTCTCGGTGGTCATCGTGTACGCCGCCTACCTGATGGTGACCGTGCCTGCGCTGGTGCACCGGCTGCGCGGGACGAGCCTGAGCTACGGTCCCCCGGTGATGGACCTCGGCAGGTGGGGCATCCCGGTGAACCTGATCGCGGTGGTCATGGGTGCGGCGCTCTGCGTCGACATCGCCTGGCCGCGCCAGGAGGTCTACGACCCCGACGGCACGTCGTGGGTGCTGCAGTACTTCGCGGTCCTCTTCGTGGCGTTGACGCTCGTCGTCGGATTCGTCGCGTACTGGGTCGTCAGGAACCGCGACGGTGCGCCCCTGCCGTCGGACGCGCTGGTCGGTCCCGACGACGTGCCGGCGTGA
- a CDS encoding urea amidolyase associated protein UAAP1 gives MTSDVSSDRASATATTAGAKAHARAQHGRTADAMRHVPASSTPTPPDGVPAADLVWSETVAPGGYTTAVLARGTRLRLSDPSGDACAHLLVHRADGPHERLNVADTVKVPWQAYLGVGHPLLSGFGRVLATVVADTSARHDALTGTTTLAGNEARYGSGTPESTSPAGRELLLLAALKHGLGPRDLPPSVSFFQGVTVDSDGAFTWQGSAGPGTSVDLLLHVDAIVSLANTAHPLDPRSEFTCSPLLMHAWPAAADLDALVAGDLVGPLGPEHRQAIANTDADLAARGVL, from the coding sequence GTGACCAGCGATGTGTCCAGCGACAGAGCGTCGGCGACCGCGACGACGGCAGGGGCCAAGGCCCATGCGCGCGCGCAGCACGGGCGCACGGCCGACGCCATGCGGCACGTTCCCGCCTCGAGCACCCCGACGCCGCCGGACGGCGTCCCCGCCGCGGACCTGGTGTGGTCGGAAACCGTTGCGCCGGGCGGATATACGACCGCGGTACTGGCGAGGGGCACGCGACTGCGGCTGAGCGACCCCAGCGGTGACGCCTGCGCCCACCTGCTGGTGCATCGGGCCGACGGCCCGCACGAACGCCTCAACGTCGCCGACACCGTGAAGGTGCCGTGGCAGGCCTACCTCGGCGTGGGGCACCCGCTGCTCAGCGGGTTCGGTCGCGTCCTGGCCACCGTGGTCGCCGACACCTCGGCGCGCCACGACGCGCTGACGGGGACGACCACGCTCGCCGGCAACGAGGCCAGGTACGGCTCCGGGACCCCGGAGTCGACGTCCCCCGCGGGACGGGAACTCCTGCTGCTCGCGGCGCTCAAGCACGGCCTCGGTCCCCGCGATCTGCCACCCTCGGTGTCGTTCTTCCAGGGCGTCACCGTCGACTCCGACGGCGCCTTCACCTGGCAGGGGTCGGCGGGACCGGGCACGTCGGTCGACCTGCTGCTGCACGTCGACGCGATCGTGTCCCTCGCCAACACCGCGCACCCGCTCGATCCGCGGTCGGAGTTCACCTGCTCGCCGCTGCTGATGCACGCCTGGCCCGCGGCCGCCGACCTCGACGCGCTGGTGGCCGGAGACCTGGTCGGGCCGCTGGGGCCCGAGCACCGACAGGCGATCGCCAACACCGACGCCGACCTGGCCGCCCGAGGAGTGCTGTGA
- a CDS encoding urea amidolyase associated protein UAAP2, producing MNTALIPGPTVLDETVAARAAWSTVVAAGDVLTIVDLEGNQAVDCLLYAAADTSVRYSAVETIARQGRIVLTTGSVLRADTGEALMTVVGDEVGVHDTLGGACSKESNTLRYGQHTRAQHGCMENFLIEGARHGLGARDLASNINWFMNVPVDPDGALGIVDGLSAPGKRVALRADVDTLVLVSNCPQINNPCNAFNPTPVRMIVTRPEAGAA from the coding sequence GTGAACACCGCGCTGATTCCTGGTCCCACCGTGCTCGACGAGACCGTCGCCGCCCGGGCCGCCTGGTCGACCGTGGTGGCCGCGGGTGACGTGCTGACCATCGTCGACCTGGAGGGCAACCAGGCCGTCGACTGTCTGCTCTATGCGGCCGCCGACACCAGCGTGCGGTACTCCGCCGTGGAAACCATTGCCCGACAAGGGCGCATCGTCCTGACGACCGGGTCGGTGCTGCGGGCGGACACCGGGGAGGCGCTGATGACCGTCGTGGGCGACGAGGTCGGCGTGCACGACACCCTCGGTGGTGCGTGCTCCAAGGAGTCCAACACCCTGCGCTACGGTCAGCACACCCGCGCCCAACACGGCTGCATGGAGAACTTCCTCATCGAGGGTGCGCGGCACGGCCTCGGCGCCAGAGATCTCGCGAGCAACATCAACTGGTTCATGAACGTGCCGGTGGACCCCGACGGCGCGCTCGGCATCGTCGACGGGTTGTCGGCCCCGGGCAAGCGGGTCGCCCTGCGCGCCGACGTCGACACCCTCGTCCTCGTCTCGAATTGCCCGCAGATCAACAACCCCTGCAACGCGTTCAACCCGACGCCGGTGCGCATGATCGTCACCCGCCCCGAGGCGGGCGCGGCATGA
- the uca gene encoding urea carboxylase — protein MTRSVLIANRGEIAVRLVRSARLLGLHTVAVFSDADRGAPHVRLADEAVRLGPAAPSESYLRVDAILDAAAATGAEMIHPGYGFLSEDADFATAVEAAGIAFVGPTPHQLRVFGTKHTARAAARAAGVPVFPGSDLLDDAASAQAAADEIGYPVMLKATGGGGGIGMQVCRDAAELRAAFDRVSRLAERSFGSAGVFVERFVDEARHVEVQIFGDGTGRVVSLGDRDCSLQRRNQKVIEEAPAPNLPETVRAQLHSSSRALAASVGYRSAGTVEFVYDPRREEASFLEVNARLQVEHPVTEAVTGLDIAALMFRLASGEDDVLAAHLAPGETTGAVPVAGHAVEARVYAEDPSRDYRPSTGTLVAVEFPTAEGDPALQGDPAPRVDTWVEAGTEVSAAYDPLLAKVITVGADRDEAFDRLGRALDATVLQGIEVNVGLLRAACALPDVRAARHSTATLAGVPDPRPRITVERPGLLTTVQDLPGRVGLWNVGVPPSGPMDDLSFRLGNRALGNPEGAPGLECTASGPALRVTDSTTFCVTGAPCPVTVDGEPVPMWEPVDVPAGAVLAIGAAETAGLRTYVLVAGGFDVPTYLGSASTFTLGRFGGHGGRQLVVGDVLRADASTPTGPAAPVPVELRPAMPSEWELTVTEGPHGAPEFFTREDVDTLFTAGYVVHFNSARTGVRLEGPRPTWARPDGGEAGLHPSNIHDTAYSVGALDFTGDTPILLGPDGPSLGGFVCPVTVVAADRWKLGQLRPGDTVRFVPIRAADAPSRRELGAARRAADPIVARGARDGDDGVLARRDADGAPAVTYRRSGDDNVLIEYGDMVLDLALRARVHALNERLENLSPPGILDLTPGIRSLQVHVDPDVLSIDRLLGLLAELEDDLPATSELVVPSRSVRLPLSWDDPATREAIARYTSGVRDDAPWCPSNIEFIRRVNGLATQDDVMATVFSAEYLTLGLGDVYLGAPVATPLDPRHRLVTTKYNPARTWTAENSVGIGGAYLCIYGMEGPGGYQFVGRTTQVWSRYRDTAPFEPGSPWLLRFFDRISWYPVTAEELLDLRADMAAGRGSVDIVDGTFSLADHERFLADNAESIADFRATQTTAFAAERAAWAAAGEFDRAERAESRVSVPDMDLLLADDEERVDAPFSSSVWKVDVAVGDHVVAGQALLALEAMKMETVVTAPADGVVTKVLVEAGHQVDPGTPLVVVGPAQDRDARGVPA, from the coding sequence ATGACGCGCAGCGTGCTGATCGCCAACCGTGGCGAGATCGCCGTCCGCCTGGTGCGCTCGGCGCGTCTGCTGGGCCTGCACACGGTGGCGGTGTTCTCCGACGCCGACCGCGGCGCACCGCACGTGCGACTCGCCGACGAGGCGGTGCGGCTCGGCCCCGCCGCGCCGAGTGAGAGCTACCTGCGAGTCGACGCGATCCTCGATGCGGCGGCCGCGACCGGCGCCGAGATGATCCATCCCGGTTACGGATTCCTCTCCGAGGACGCGGACTTCGCGACCGCCGTCGAGGCGGCGGGCATCGCGTTCGTCGGTCCGACGCCGCATCAGCTGCGCGTCTTCGGCACCAAGCACACCGCCCGCGCCGCGGCCCGCGCCGCCGGCGTGCCCGTGTTTCCCGGCTCCGACCTGCTCGACGACGCCGCCAGCGCGCAGGCCGCGGCCGACGAGATCGGCTATCCCGTCATGCTCAAGGCCACCGGCGGTGGCGGCGGCATCGGCATGCAGGTCTGCCGCGACGCCGCCGAGCTGCGGGCGGCGTTCGACCGGGTGTCGCGGCTCGCCGAGCGCAGCTTCGGGTCCGCCGGGGTGTTCGTCGAGCGCTTCGTCGACGAGGCGCGCCACGTCGAGGTGCAGATCTTCGGCGACGGCACCGGCCGCGTGGTGTCCCTCGGAGACCGCGACTGCTCGCTGCAGCGGCGCAACCAGAAGGTCATCGAGGAGGCGCCCGCGCCCAACCTGCCCGAAACCGTTCGCGCACAGCTGCATTCGTCGTCGCGGGCGCTGGCCGCCTCCGTGGGCTACCGTTCGGCGGGCACCGTCGAATTCGTGTACGACCCACGCCGCGAGGAGGCATCCTTCCTCGAGGTCAACGCCCGGCTGCAGGTCGAGCACCCCGTCACCGAGGCCGTCACCGGTCTCGACATCGCCGCGTTGATGTTCCGGCTGGCGTCCGGCGAGGACGACGTCCTGGCAGCACATCTCGCACCGGGGGAGACGACGGGTGCGGTACCCGTGGCGGGGCACGCCGTCGAGGCGCGCGTGTACGCCGAGGACCCCTCGCGCGACTACCGGCCGAGCACCGGCACGCTGGTCGCCGTCGAGTTTCCCACGGCTGAGGGTGATCCTGCCCTTCAGGGTGATCCGGCGCCGCGCGTCGACACGTGGGTCGAGGCGGGCACCGAGGTGTCCGCGGCCTATGACCCCCTGCTGGCCAAGGTGATCACGGTGGGCGCGGATCGCGACGAGGCCTTCGACCGACTCGGCCGCGCACTGGACGCCACCGTGCTGCAGGGCATCGAGGTCAACGTCGGGCTGCTGCGCGCGGCGTGCGCACTGCCCGACGTGCGCGCTGCACGGCACAGCACCGCCACGCTCGCCGGGGTGCCCGACCCCCGTCCCCGCATCACCGTCGAACGGCCCGGTCTGCTGACGACGGTGCAGGACCTGCCGGGACGCGTGGGGCTGTGGAACGTCGGGGTGCCTCCGAGCGGTCCGATGGACGATCTGTCCTTCCGGCTCGGCAACCGCGCGCTCGGCAACCCCGAGGGGGCGCCGGGCCTGGAGTGCACGGCCTCGGGACCCGCACTGCGCGTGACGGATTCGACCACCTTCTGCGTCACCGGCGCACCGTGCCCGGTCACCGTCGACGGCGAGCCGGTACCGATGTGGGAGCCGGTCGACGTGCCCGCGGGTGCGGTGCTGGCGATCGGCGCGGCCGAGACCGCGGGACTGCGGACCTACGTGTTGGTGGCCGGTGGCTTCGACGTGCCGACCTACCTCGGCAGTGCGTCGACCTTCACCCTCGGTCGCTTCGGTGGCCACGGTGGCCGCCAGCTGGTCGTCGGCGACGTGCTGCGCGCGGACGCCTCGACGCCGACCGGCCCGGCCGCCCCGGTGCCGGTGGAACTGCGTCCGGCCATGCCCTCGGAGTGGGAGCTGACCGTCACCGAGGGGCCCCACGGCGCGCCGGAGTTCTTCACCCGCGAGGACGTCGACACGCTGTTCACCGCCGGCTACGTCGTGCACTTCAACTCGGCGCGCACCGGCGTTCGCCTGGAAGGCCCGCGGCCCACGTGGGCACGTCCCGACGGCGGTGAGGCCGGACTGCACCCGTCCAACATCCACGACACCGCGTATTCCGTTGGCGCGCTGGACTTCACCGGCGACACCCCGATCCTGCTCGGACCCGACGGGCCCAGCCTCGGCGGGTTCGTCTGCCCCGTCACGGTCGTCGCCGCGGACCGCTGGAAGCTCGGGCAGCTGCGCCCGGGGGACACCGTCCGGTTCGTGCCGATCCGGGCGGCCGACGCACCGTCGCGCCGCGAACTCGGCGCCGCGCGACGTGCGGCCGACCCGATCGTGGCGCGCGGGGCCCGGGACGGCGACGACGGCGTGCTGGCCCGCCGCGACGCCGACGGCGCACCCGCGGTGACCTACCGGCGCAGCGGCGACGACAACGTCCTGATCGAGTACGGCGACATGGTGCTCGACCTCGCCCTGCGGGCCCGGGTCCACGCGTTGAACGAGCGCCTCGAGAACCTCTCTCCGCCAGGCATCTTGGACCTCACGCCCGGTATCCGGTCGCTGCAGGTGCACGTCGATCCCGACGTCCTGTCGATCGACCGGCTGCTCGGACTGCTGGCCGAACTCGAGGACGACCTGCCCGCCACCTCGGAGCTGGTCGTGCCCAGCCGGTCGGTCCGACTGCCCTTGTCCTGGGACGACCCGGCGACCCGCGAGGCCATCGCGCGGTACACGTCCGGCGTGCGCGACGACGCCCCGTGGTGCCCGTCCAACATCGAGTTCATCCGCCGGGTCAACGGTCTGGCCACCCAGGACGACGTCATGGCGACGGTGTTCTCGGCGGAGTACCTGACGCTCGGACTCGGCGACGTGTACCTCGGTGCCCCGGTCGCCACGCCGCTGGATCCCCGGCACCGGCTGGTCACCACGAAGTACAACCCGGCGCGGACCTGGACCGCGGAGAACTCCGTCGGCATCGGCGGCGCGTACCTGTGCATCTACGGGATGGAGGGGCCGGGCGGGTATCAGTTCGTGGGCCGGACGACCCAGGTGTGGAGCCGCTACCGGGACACCGCGCCGTTCGAGCCGGGCAGCCCGTGGCTGCTGCGCTTCTTCGATCGCATCTCCTGGTATCCGGTCACCGCGGAGGAACTGCTCGACCTGCGGGCCGACATGGCGGCCGGTCGCGGATCGGTGGACATCGTCGACGGCACCTTCTCCCTGGCCGACCACGAGCGCTTCCTCGCCGACAACGCCGAGTCCATCGCGGACTTCCGGGCCACGCAGACAACGGCTTTCGCGGCGGAACGGGCGGCGTGGGCCGCGGCGGGCGAGTTCGACCGCGCCGAGCGGGCCGAGTCGAGGGTCAGCGTGCCGGACATGGACCTGCTCCTCGCCGACGACGAGGAGAGGGTCGACGCGCCGTTCTCGTCGAGCGTGTGGAAGGTCGACGTCGCCGTGGGCGACCACGTCGTCGCCGGCCAGGCCCTGCTGGCGCTGGAGGCCATGAAGATGGAGACCGTGGTGACCGCGCCCGCCGACGGCGTCGTCACCAAGGTCCTGGTCGAGGCGGGCCACCAGGTCGATCCCGGGACCCCCCTGGTCGTCGTCGGCCCGGCGCAGGATCGCGACGCGAGGGGAGTGCCGGCATGA
- the atzF gene encoding allophanate hydrolase — protein sequence MTVQRTSAVQRVRAAYAAIEAVDRPEVWIFLRPMADALADAEAVDAAVASGADAPLAGLAAAVKNNVDVAGLPTTAGCPAYATEPAAADAVTVARLRAAGAVVIGATNLDQFATGLVGTRSPHGAVRDSRRPDRISGGSSAGSAVAVALGLVDVAIGTDTAGSGRVPAALQGIVGIKPTFGVVPTDGVVPACRSYDCVTVFARDLDTADAAMAVMAGGARPFPPDAPLAAPESPKVAVPQDLSMLSASWQQAFGAARERLEAHGATVVEIDLSAFLAAARLLYEGGLVAERHEAVGEFVDAHPDEVDPVVRGIVTAAGHVTATRLLADRHLLAELTTTAMAELGDCDALLLPTTTAHPSLADVAADPIGVNSRLGTFTNFCNPMDMCAVAVPSGTAGEDQFGVSIVARAGADALAIDLARLVTAPTASVALPGAASLAGRPTPWPVHAGADATLLMVVGAHLRGQPLAFQLEERGARWMGPVATAPVYRLARLHTTPPKPGLVRVGAEDGSAIGGELWLVGTARLGDFLAMLPAPMSLGRVTLADGTEVVGFGCALDAWQAGEDITRYGDWPTYLSSVASPDSTRA from the coding sequence ATGACGGTCCAGCGCACGTCGGCCGTGCAGCGGGTGCGGGCAGCCTATGCGGCGATCGAGGCGGTCGACCGCCCGGAGGTCTGGATCTTCCTGCGGCCCATGGCCGATGCGCTGGCCGACGCCGAAGCCGTGGACGCGGCGGTCGCCTCGGGTGCCGACGCCCCGCTGGCCGGTCTCGCGGCGGCGGTCAAGAACAACGTCGACGTGGCAGGACTGCCGACCACCGCCGGCTGCCCGGCCTATGCGACGGAGCCCGCGGCCGCCGACGCCGTGACGGTCGCCCGGCTGCGCGCCGCGGGCGCGGTCGTCATCGGGGCGACCAACCTCGACCAGTTCGCCACCGGGCTCGTCGGCACGCGCAGTCCCCATGGCGCCGTGCGGGATTCGCGTCGTCCCGATCGCATCTCGGGCGGTTCGAGCGCCGGGTCGGCCGTCGCCGTCGCCCTCGGCCTCGTCGACGTCGCGATCGGCACCGACACCGCCGGCTCGGGCCGCGTGCCCGCCGCCCTGCAGGGCATCGTCGGGATCAAGCCCACCTTTGGGGTGGTGCCGACCGACGGCGTCGTCCCGGCGTGCCGGTCCTATGACTGCGTGACGGTGTTCGCCAGGGACCTCGACACCGCCGACGCGGCGATGGCCGTGATGGCGGGCGGAGCGCGACCGTTCCCGCCCGACGCCCCGTTGGCCGCCCCCGAGTCACCGAAAGTGGCGGTGCCGCAGGATCTCTCGATGCTGTCGGCGTCATGGCAGCAGGCCTTCGGCGCGGCGCGCGAGCGCCTCGAAGCCCACGGCGCGACGGTGGTGGAGATCGACCTCTCGGCGTTCCTGGCCGCCGCCCGCCTGCTGTACGAGGGCGGTCTGGTCGCCGAGCGGCACGAGGCCGTCGGCGAGTTCGTCGACGCGCACCCCGACGAGGTGGATCCGGTCGTGCGCGGAATCGTCACGGCCGCAGGCCATGTCACGGCGACGCGGTTGCTCGCGGACCGCCACCTGCTCGCCGAGCTGACGACGACCGCGATGGCCGAACTGGGCGACTGCGATGCACTGCTGCTACCGACCACCACCGCGCACCCCAGCCTCGCGGACGTCGCGGCCGACCCCATCGGCGTGAACTCCCGCCTCGGGACGTTCACCAACTTCTGCAATCCGATGGACATGTGCGCGGTGGCCGTGCCCTCGGGCACCGCGGGGGAGGACCAGTTCGGCGTCTCCATCGTCGCGCGCGCCGGGGCCGACGCCCTGGCCATCGACCTCGCCCGCCTCGTCACCGCACCGACGGCGTCGGTCGCGCTGCCGGGGGCCGCCTCGCTGGCGGGCCGCCCCACGCCGTGGCCCGTGCACGCGGGCGCCGACGCGACCCTGCTCATGGTCGTCGGCGCCCATCTGCGCGGACAGCCCTTGGCCTTTCAGCTCGAAGAGCGCGGCGCCCGATGGATGGGTCCGGTGGCCACCGCGCCCGTGTACCGGCTGGCGCGCCTGCACACCACGCCGCCCAAACCGGGCCTGGTCCGCGTCGGCGCCGAGGACGGCTCCGCCATCGGTGGTGAGCTCTGGCTGGTGGGCACCGCGCGACTCGGTGACTTCCTGGCGATGCTGCCCGCCCCGATGTCGCTGGGTCGGGTGACCCTGGCCGACGGCACCGAGGTCGTGGGCTTCGGCTGCGCACTCGACGCGTGGCAGGCGGGTGAGGACATCACCCGCTACGGCGACTGGCCGACCTACCTGAGCAGCGTCGCCTCACCGGATTCGACGCGGGCATAG
- a CDS encoding TetR/AcrR family transcriptional regulator, with amino-acid sequence MPLARAGRPRHHDQKRPGSTARDEILDAAGELFTTLGYARTSTRSIAESVGIRQASLYHYFKTKDDILCALLGQTVSPTLAFIPTLLDAEPALTAAEHLHALAAFDGGQLLTGRWNLGALYLLPELRDAHLEPFWSDRERLRLHYLASSRAVVDQTGVHEAAADLPFRLVESLVNMWSVPPGPERLELPMHVADACLRVLGIPDPDPAVRRRTGAATDRYARVESGEATLLR; translated from the coding sequence ATGCCGCTCGCTCGGGCCGGACGACCCCGCCACCACGACCAGAAGCGCCCTGGCAGCACGGCGCGCGACGAAATCCTGGACGCCGCAGGTGAATTGTTCACCACGCTGGGCTATGCGCGCACCTCGACCAGGTCCATCGCGGAGTCCGTCGGCATCCGCCAGGCCTCGCTCTACCACTACTTCAAGACCAAGGACGACATCCTGTGCGCCCTGCTGGGTCAGACCGTGAGCCCCACGCTGGCGTTCATTCCCACCCTGCTGGACGCCGAGCCCGCCCTGACCGCGGCCGAGCACCTGCACGCGCTCGCCGCGTTCGACGGCGGCCAACTGCTCACCGGACGCTGGAACCTCGGCGCGCTGTACCTGCTACCGGAGTTGCGCGACGCTCACCTCGAGCCGTTCTGGTCCGACCGCGAGCGGTTGCGGCTGCACTACCTGGCGTCGAGCCGGGCCGTAGTCGACCAGACCGGCGTGCACGAGGCGGCGGCGGACCTCCCGTTCCGCCTCGTCGAATCGCTGGTGAACATGTGGTCGGTGCCGCCGGGCCCCGAACGCCTCGAGCTGCCGATGCACGTCGCCGATGCGTGCCTGCGCGTGCTCGGCATACCCGACCCGGACCCCGCCGTGCGACGGCGCACCGGTGCCGCGACCGATCGCTATGCCCGCGTCGAATCCGGTGAGGCGACGCTGCTCAGGTAG